The Ricinus communis isolate WT05 ecotype wild-type chromosome 8, ASM1957865v1, whole genome shotgun sequence sequence ataaaataaatatcatagtGGTAATTATACAATTCTccgtaaaaaaaaaaaaggaggaaATTGGCACGTACACGTGCGGAACACGTGACGCAAAACCTCCAAGGACCCGCCGCCATTCAAAGcaataatctaataatatgACGTTTTCACCGTTTCGCTTCGCGCACCAGCAAAAGCAACAACCCAAACCGAAACTCTGGAAGCCACTCCATACCCATTTACCACGTGTCCCTCTCCGACCACCTAAACCTAAGCATCTTCTTACCACGTCACTATTCCCCCGCGTATTTTAGCACTAACCCGTGTTAACTGAAACTCCCCGCCACTAACCCATAGCCAACCGTCAATATCCGGTCATTCACAGTCGCTGTTGACTGGTAAAAGACTTCACGCTTCCTCTCAGTACGACCTGCTATAGCCGGTTTCTTATCCCGCGCCCTTACCTTCCTTTCTCTCCATATAAACCCAGACTTTCTTTGCTTCAGTTTCAGTTTTATAACTTCCACTTCCTTTACTCTCTTTACTATTAGcatttgtttttccttctaTGTAAAATTGTGGCACCCAGGTTTTATGGTCTCTACTGGTAACCGGAAACCTGAGAGCCTCCTTAGCTCATCCCCTGCTCTCGGTTTCCCTCGCCTCCGCTTCTTCCGTTACCGCCGTTTGCGGTAACCGGTCTCCGCtcaccaaaaagaaaaaaagaggaaaagaagcAATACTATTTTAGTTACTAATATACACTATGCCTACAACACCAAAGATTAGTAACCGTAGAGGACAGGAACCGGAGAAGAGTAGTCGTAAAAACAGGTTAAAAGAAAAGGCGTCGTCATTTCATGGAAGAATACCTGTTGAAGCGCCGGAAGCGAGGATCCGGCGGCCAAATACGCTACCGGACTTGCTCGGAGGACGGAGCTTGTCTGCTGGAGGAGCTTCCATGGAAGCGAGACCGAAGTTAACGAAGCTGCTACTTAACGTGACGGTTCAAGGAAGTGTTGGCGCCGTACAGGTTTTGATGTCGCCGGAATCTACCGTCAGCGATTTGATTGCGGCTACCATCCGGCAGTACACGAAGGAATGTCGCCGTCCGATACTTGCGGTTGATCCTGCAAAATTTGATCTTCATTACTCGCAGTTCAGCTTAGAAAGTAAGCCATCGTGAttttgtaattcttttttttttccctttatgAACGATACGTGTACGTTGGAGACTGATCGAGTTTTTGATGTTCAGGTTTGGACAGAGAGGAGAACTTAATGGCGCTAGGATCGAGGAACTTTTTCCTTTGCGCAAAAACAGCGGCGGTGGACGGCGCAAGTTGCTCGACTGGAACGACATCGTCGCAGTCATCTTGTTCAAATGAAGTTGAGAAGGCCGTTAAGAGTGCAGGTTCTCCTTGGTTAAAATTTATGGATTTCTTGCTGTAATTCACTAGCAGCAAGAACATGCTTTgtagaaagataaaaaaggtCTCGAGTATTATTAATGTCTTGGTTAATTAAAGCCAAAGATTGTGGATGCAGAATTagaatttgtaatattttgtTGTAATCTTAGGTTATTTAAATTCAGTGGAGAAGATTTGTTTGCATATCTCTCCTTGTTTTTGAATTCCttcaatcaaatatataaaattgctGGAAATTTGTACAGCTTTGGTTAGATCTATTTTGTTGCCTGCTTAATTGGTTCTTCCATTATCATTAGAGTCTTCCTTTTATCGGAGGTGAtggattatataataattttcaattaaaattatattccaGATTTagtgaaaaaaataactaaattggtcaaaatgtatataaaaaaagctaaaaatgataaattattaatagatgataaataaaaagattagtGTCCTCTAAATTATTAGAAGTGGAATCCTGGATTAGGATTCTCATATTTCAGTGCTATGTGCTTTTTTGtaatcttttttgtttgtatcttttcatttcttcatttatgCAAATATGGAGTTtcattgaataaattaattgtggAAGGACAATCATTTGCAGAGATAGGCTGCAACTACTATAATAATGCCGActacttttattattgttattattaaatcaGATTATATTCTGATCTTAAGCTTATCAAGATCGTATTTTTTGCATGCAAAAAACATGTTATACAATTTAATCACACAATTTGATGGGTATTTCAAAATTCCTCTTCTAATCACTGTAATTAGAGTTTCACAATTTGATGGGTCATTTTGCATGTCACATTCTCTTATAAAGTGGCAAAAAATGAaatgctaaaataaaaaagaaaaaagaaaatgagagttGATCATATTGAAAATGGCAGTGTCTACTGTTTATTGACACGAGGCTTTGTCGCTATTTCACTAAGGTCATACGGAGAAAAATGGGATTTAGGATGATAACGAAAATGAATTTTGacattaaaatgaaaaagaaaagcataagAAAGAATGTGTATCATcaataaatcaaatcaaatgtaatttgatttttaaactttattaataCAGACTATGTTAGTTGATTATAATCGACGGCCAATATAAAAAGGAATAAACAAACGAACAAGAACAATTTTGAGTGGGGGCATGAAAGTATTTGAGCAATAATAATTCACAAGCAAGTGGCTCTGGTATGCCTGCAAGCCCTGCCAAAATGCGAAATTTCCTGCATAACAACAATAATGCAACATAAATCCTTGGGAATGGAAGAACCAAAgccatataaatataatatttttatccaaGTTTATccattgatttttctttttttctttttttaccatatttttttaaaatgtaatattaaaaaaattaattagagcCATACCTATTTATTTTGTAACAGATCTGCTGCATAATTAATACATCAAGCaaaacctttttttcttttaatattgatgATAAGTAATCTCTTTCAATCAAGCTCTAATTGTtcttacaaataaaataattcatgcCCTGATCtgtattaattctaattttatttttcaattaaaatgatCCAAATGAACGAGTTTATTTCCTATTTTATCAATTacatttttttagaaaaagagaTAAACTATATGaaaggttaaaatataaaaacgaaaaactaaatttttaaattaaaatatataaaagccAAATTAAAGCGAACACTAGCCaccatcaaaataaattagtctctaaatcaaattgaattgaataattattcgGAAGGAAAccgataataaatttataaaaagtaagGAAGAAAAACCTATTTCATTTGCTATTCCTAAAAACATGATAAACTCAAGTGGGTTTGTGTTTTGGGAAacgttatttttcatataatgaagtatagCATTAGGTCTCTATTTTACCAAAACATAAGACTTTAGGGGAAATGGAACCGCTCGCTCATTAGCCTTATTAGATATAAGATAAGATGCCTTccttttttaatgataattgcGTCTCACCTATTAGTTCTTTCCATTCAGTGTACCTTATTAATTGCATAATCTGTGCTTAATCTAAATCTCGGtcgaaaaaaaaattaagacaatAATAATACACCATAATCTCCATAAATTACatccaacaaaaataatttggatcacattttataattttacaattCTAAAATGGAAACTGTTGTTTGTGTAATTTACTGTATTATGGTCTTTGTTTCATTAAATAGAGTTATTGtttgattaaaatatgtataaaattagatagtataatacattaataataatagactATAGATATATTATcctttgaatattttaaattatttttgatacgACTAAGCTAACAGAATTTTTCAAACGATTAGAAAAAGCTAAAccaaatattagtaataaaataagctcagcatttcttttaaaatagtttCGATTCGAGATAGTCGTAATTTTGGGCCGACACATAAATTAATTcaagaatattataatttggaAAAGAgtatgaatttttcttttttttttcatgaccagtaatttaagataaaagtctgattcaatttattttcgGATCAATTTGCTTTACATTTAGTAGTATTTTATAGCCcctatcttttaattaaatgcaATGGACTGATTTCTTTCGAAATCACATCTTCGATTCTCTCATGCTAATGTTTAATATGAAGAATCTTATTTTACAGtctttattcttaaaaaatttaattataatataaaaagatttcgtcatttgaatttattttttgaaataatatttcaagTTGTTGATCGTTTTTTCGAATTGAATGTAAATGTACCATTTGAATTCGAGTTTACAACTTTAGAATTTTGAAATCTCCCTCTCACCATTGAAccgattgacaaatatacgtaAGGCATTTTTTGGCTTTTTgttaactaatatatttacAACATATTTCATGACTGTTTTTACTTCACTTCATCCGTTTCTATTGTTAATGAAAAAACTGCCCTTCATCATCTAATTCATCtaattctctcttttttttagaATACTTCATCATTGATCATTAACAAATTGAAGTTAATATCATAACAAAAGTTAGCCacctcacctttttctttattctttattaagTTTCACTTTTTTGACCGATCGCTATTGAAACTTATTTGACCGATTGCTGTTTTTAGATTGGtgatgatttttttcttattttatattaattaattttaataaataaatattaatatttttttttagattttatgaTCTTCCATACGTGGATATTGAATTTTCCTTCTACAAGAGTTTTATGCTTAATTATGGGGCATTGAATTCTCCATCTATAAGAGCGATGATGATCGATCTAAAttgtatatagatatttaagggtattttaga is a genomic window containing:
- the LOC8267007 gene encoding uncharacterized protein LOC8267007, which translates into the protein MPTTPKISNRRGQEPEKSSRKNRLKEKASSFHGRIPVEAPEARIRRPNTLPDLLGGRSLSAGGASMEARPKLTKLLLNVTVQGSVGAVQVLMSPESTVSDLIAATIRQYTKECRRPILAVDPAKFDLHYSQFSLESLDREENLMALGSRNFFLCAKTAAVDGASCSTGTTSSQSSCSNEVEKAVKSAGSPWLKFMDFLL